In one window of Porites lutea chromosome 8, jaPorLute2.1, whole genome shotgun sequence DNA:
- the LOC140945531 gene encoding uncharacterized protein — protein sequence MTLPAPIWLFIEASVLASLVDLSNAYGQEPPKGLQFLGVGYNLLKGNPEGGDLSNGGIDPGLLFTRKVFKLSYDTNKLSVGQQYMIPDQVSFAPRSSCVTTTKKEVISGSKSYQKKLAVDVSANGGYESDLWNVAFTLSSNFEKMTKETSTYNNVFYEEKSVCNRGRARYQLDLAPIKKFPVSEDFAAAVCGLPDQYSERTYYQFIERWGTHIVVEVELGEKTIERSKSSRTEFTKYAMNNLKGSVSAEGAFQGFSSSLSVNMERFREEMSEDTKFGESKITLTSGGMDMPEPIGLRLIPIYEAMSKSFYVASASARSALPCQHTDSLLNSRRKNLETILRDYPRVKRVKKPVDPEVRIPLTWPQGTYGLPMTYRGCPVGAGFRWHHGYRYQEGELGNSWSGGYHLGGKKSIWTNEQTFCMKTQQRGTEYDLEWAPGQYCIFKKGDCQEGFDEGFIRWDDENTDNNNNYRGTLPDGKYGKNTLIKYCCRTDGFATNPIILPTDHPFVLFKSNSHQCQQVQGMHAHSEWFKWDTEDWSFSGNEKGGSIPYGEVGRNIKLDYCYYTRS from the exons ATGACACTACCAGCTCCAATCTGGTTGTTCATTGAAGCAAGTGTGCTCGCTTCGCTTGTAGACTTGAGCAATGCCTATGGCCAGGAACCCCCGAAAGGCCTTCAGTTTTTAGGTGTGGGCTATAACCTTTTGAAAGGAAACCCCGAAGGTGGTGATTTGTCAAATGGAGGTATCGACCCTGGACTGCTCTTCACTAGAAAGGTGTTCAAGTTGTCGTATGACACCAATAAACTTTCTGTCGGCCAGCAGTACATGATACCAGATCAGGTTAGCTTCGCTCCGAGGTCCAGTTGTGTGACTACCACAAAGAAAGAAGTTATTTCCGGATCGAAGAGTTATCAGAAAAAGCTGGCTGTTGATGTATCTGCTAACG GTGGATACGAATCAGACCTATGGAATGTTGCCTTCACTCTGAGTTCAA ATTTCGAAAAGATGACTAAGGAGACATCGACGTACAATAATGTGTTTTACGAAGAGAAAAGTGTGTGTAACCGAGGTCGCGCTCGCTATCAGTTGGATTTAGCGCCGATAAAGAAGTTCCCAGTGTCTGAAGACTTTGCAGCCGCGGTTTGTGGTCTTCCAGACCAATATTCTGAAAGAACCTACTATCAGTTCATTGAGAGATGGGGGACC CATATTGTAGTTGAAGTGGAGTTGGGTGAAAAAACGATCGAGCGCTCTAAAAGCAGTAGGACAGAATTCACAAAATACGCCATGAATAAC ctTAAAGGATCAGTATCTGCAGAAGGTGCTTTTCAAGGtttttcatcatcattgtcagTGAACATGGAGAGATTCCGAGAAGAGATGTCAGAGGACACAAAATTCGGGGAAAGCAAGATTACTCTCACCTCAGGAGGGATGGACATGCCTGAGCCAATTGGTTTGCGGCTGATTCCAATCTACGAGGCCATGAGCAAGAGTTTCTACGTTGCTTCCGCATCTGCTAGGTCCGCGTTGCCATGCCAGCACACGGATTCCTTACTGAATTCTAGACGAAAAAATCTAGAGACAATTCTAAGAGACTATCCTAGAGTGAAGAGGGTCAAGAAACCAGTTG ATCCGGAAGTAAGAATTCCCTTAACTTGGCCACAGGGAACGTATGGGCTTCCGATGACTTACCGTGGTTGTCCTGTTGGGGCTGGATTTCGATGGCATCATGGGTACCGCTATCAGGAAGGGGAGCTTGGCAATAGCTGGTCCGGGGGTTACCACCTCGGTGGAAAGAAATCCATCTGGACTAACGAACAAACCTTCTGCATGAAGACTCAGCAGCGTGGAACCGAGTATGACCTGGAATGGGCACCAGGACAGTACTGTATATTCAAGAAGGGAGACTGCCAAGAAG GCTTCGATGAAGGTTTTATTCGCTGGGATGACGAAAATACagacaacaataacaactatCGAGGTACTTTGCCAGATGGAAAATACGGGAAAAACACACTGATCAAGTACTGTTGTCGCACAGACGGCTTTGCGACGAATCCCATTATCCTTCCAACAGACCATCCCTTCgttcttttcaaatccaataGTCATCAGTGCCAACAGGTCCAAGGAATGCATGCGCACTCCGAATGGTTCAAGTGGGACACAGAAGATTGGTCTTTCTCGGGAAATGAAAAGGGTGGATCCATTCCATATGGAGAAGTCGGCAGAAATATAAAActtgattattgttattacacTCGGTCTTGA